Proteins from one Argopecten irradians isolate NY chromosome 15, Ai_NY, whole genome shotgun sequence genomic window:
- the LOC138309855 gene encoding isocitrate dehydrogenase [NADP], mitochondrial-like: MASPVISVTRALGRTGRVWNSLVTPASTTVSQKRQYGAQGKRIKVDNPVVELDGDEMTRIIWEKIKDTLILPYLDVDLKYYDLGLPYRDQTDDQVTIDSALAIQKYNVGVKCATITPDEERVEEFKLKKMWLSPNGTIRNILNGTVFREPILCEKIPRLVPGWTQPIVIGRHAFGDQYKATDMVVKGNGKCEIVFTPEGGQEQRTEVFNFTKGGGCVMGMYNTDESITGFAHSSFQYALQKKWPLYMSTKNTILKRYDGRFKDIFEAIFQSDYKADFDKLGIWYEHRLIDDMVAQALKSSGGFVWACKNYDGDVQSDIVAQGYGSLGLMTSVLVCPDGKTIESEAAHGTVTRHYREHQKGNPTSTNPVASIYAWTRGLEHRGKLDGNQELVRFATTLEKACVDTVDSGSMTKDLAGCIHGIKNVKPEHYLNTMDFLEAIRTDMDKKMGN, from the exons ATGGCAAGTCCAGTGATCTCCGTTACACGTGCTCTAGGCCGTACCGGCAGGGTATGGAACAGTCTGGTGACTCCTGCATCAACCACTGTCTCACAAAAGAGACAAT ATGGTGCTCAAGGGAAAAGAATCAAGGTAGACAACCCTGTTGTGGAGCTCGATGGAGATGAGATGACCAGGATCATCTGGGAGAAGATCAAGGACACA TTGATCTTGCCCTACCTGGACGTAGACCTGAAGTATTATGATCTTGGATTACCCTACCGAGACCAGACCGATGATCAGGTCACCATCGACTCGGCACTTGCCATTCAGAAATACAATGTCGGTGTGAAATGTGCCACCATCACTCCAGATGAGGAGAGAGTGGAAG AGTTCAAGCTGAAGAAGATGTGGCTTTCTCCCAATGGTACCATCAGAAACATCCTCAATGGTACAGTGTTCCGTGAACCCATTCTCTGTGAGAAAATTCCTCGTCTGGTGCCTGGCTGGACCCAGCCCATCGTCATCGGACGTCATGCCTTCGGAGATCAGTACAAAGCCACAGATATGGTAGTCAAGGGAAACGGCAAATGTGAAATTGTATTCACCCCAGAGGGCGGCCAAGAACAAAGAACCGAGGTCTTCAACTTCACTAAAGGAGGCGGCTGTGTAATGGGGATGTACAACACCGACGAGTCCATCACTGGCTTCGCCCATTCCAGCTTCCAGTACGCCCTTCAGAAGAAGTGGCCTCTTTACATGTCAACCAAAAACACCATCCTCAAGCGTTACGATGGCCGCTTCAAGGACATCTTTGAGGCCATCTTCCAGAG CGACTATAAAGCCGACTTTGACAAGTTGGGAATCTGGTACGAACACAGACTTATTGACGATATGGTAGCCCAGGCACTCAAGTCCAGCGGAGGCTTTGTATGGGCATGTAAAAACTACGACGGTGACGTCCAGTCCGACATCGTCGCTCAGG GTTACGGGTCACTTGGACTTATGACCAGTGTGTTGGTATGTCCTGACGGTAAAACCATCGAGTCCGAGGCTGCTCACGGAACAGTCACCCGCCATTACAGAGAACACCAGAAG GGTAACCCCACCAGTACCAACCCAGTAGCCAGTATCTACGCCTGGACTCGTGGTCTAGAGCACCGTGGCAAACTCGACGGAAACCAGGAACTTGTTAG ATTTGCTACCACCTTGGAGAAGGCCTGTGTGGATACTGTTGACTCTGGCAGCATGACAAAGGATCTGGCTGGCTGTATACATGGAATCAAAAA TGTAAAACCAGAACACTACCTGAACACAATGGACTTCCTTGAAGCCATCCGCACAGACATGGACAAGAAAATGGGCAATTGA